One region of Tistrella mobilis genomic DNA includes:
- a CDS encoding GntR family transcriptional regulator translates to MTQTSDTPRLGEQHLPLHERVRAEIRKAILTGELKPGDRLVEDRLAEVYGVSRNPVREAIRGLATEGLVEVLPRRGALVARMAPDEARETIEVRALLEGQTARLAARRRDPGMLHRARDILARGDAAMAEGRDDLLAGLNVDFHKALAEAGRNSVLSDLMIGLRDRTAALFADDTPARRRAAWADHAAILEAVIAGDEDLAAQRATAHVLRAGEAFLGEG, encoded by the coding sequence ATGACCCAGACCAGCGACACCCCGCGCCTCGGTGAACAGCATCTGCCGCTGCATGAACGCGTGCGCGCCGAGATCCGCAAGGCGATCCTGACCGGGGAGCTGAAACCCGGCGACCGGCTGGTCGAAGACCGTCTGGCAGAGGTCTATGGTGTCTCGCGCAATCCCGTGCGCGAGGCAATCCGCGGCCTGGCCACCGAAGGGCTGGTCGAGGTGCTGCCGCGCCGCGGCGCCCTGGTCGCCCGCATGGCGCCGGATGAGGCGCGCGAGACCATCGAGGTCCGCGCCCTGCTGGAAGGCCAGACCGCCCGTCTGGCCGCCCGCCGCCGCGACCCCGGCATGCTCCACCGCGCCCGCGACATCCTGGCGCGCGGCGATGCCGCCATGGCCGAGGGTCGCGACGACCTGCTGGCCGGGCTCAATGTCGATTTCCACAAGGCCCTGGCCGAAGCCGGCCGCAACAGCGTGCTGTCGGACCTGATGATCGGCCTGCGCGACCGCACGGCCGCACTTTTCGCCGACGATACCCCGGCACGCCGCCGGGCGGCCTGGGCCGATCATGCCGCCATCCTGGAAGCCGTGATCGCCGGCGACGAAGACCTGGCGGCCCAGCGCGCCACCGCCCATGTGCTCAGGGCCGGAGAGGCGTTCCTGGGCGAGGGCTGA